The following are from one region of the Gryllotalpicola protaetiae genome:
- a CDS encoding LacI family DNA-binding transcriptional regulator, which translates to MVSRTGTTTIAEVAKHAGVSPATVSRVMNGRFVGEPAVADRVRASARELSYSPSHLARSLALGRTKAVGFLVPDLANPTFQEILSGFSKAASRDGYRALIADSDESSSEEALLATEIRSRCDAVVLCAPRMPETELVKLAATLQPLVLINRTSRAVSAPSLSIDYQAGIQTLATHLYELGHRHLVFVEGPEESASNSYRVRGLDEFRRAHPDVVLDRIRGGAAFEDGFAMADAVRGTGASAALAFNDLVAVGLINGLAELGVSVPGDISVTGFDDIRFARFFTPTLTTASVPHEELGAEAWLRLNSVISDASRGFDLMFQPRLEVRDSTAPVAA; encoded by the coding sequence ATGGTTTCTCGCACAGGCACGACGACGATCGCCGAGGTGGCGAAGCACGCGGGGGTGTCGCCTGCGACCGTCTCGCGCGTGATGAACGGCCGCTTCGTCGGCGAACCGGCGGTGGCGGATCGGGTGCGGGCATCCGCTCGGGAGCTGTCGTACTCGCCCAGCCATCTCGCGCGCTCGCTGGCGCTCGGCCGTACGAAGGCTGTGGGATTCCTGGTCCCAGACCTCGCGAACCCGACCTTCCAGGAGATCCTGTCGGGGTTCAGCAAGGCGGCCTCGCGCGACGGGTATCGCGCGTTGATCGCGGATTCCGACGAGTCGTCGTCGGAGGAGGCCCTGCTCGCGACCGAGATCCGCAGCCGTTGTGACGCGGTGGTGCTGTGCGCGCCGCGTATGCCGGAGACCGAGCTCGTGAAGCTCGCCGCAACCCTGCAGCCGCTCGTGCTGATCAACCGCACGTCGCGCGCCGTGAGCGCCCCGTCGCTGTCGATCGACTACCAGGCCGGCATCCAGACCCTGGCCACGCACCTGTACGAGCTGGGCCACCGGCACCTCGTCTTCGTCGAGGGGCCGGAGGAGAGCGCGTCGAACTCGTATCGCGTGCGCGGGCTCGACGAGTTCCGGCGCGCCCACCCCGACGTGGTGCTCGACCGGATCCGCGGGGGAGCGGCCTTCGAGGACGGCTTCGCCATGGCGGACGCCGTGCGCGGCACGGGCGCGAGCGCGGCGCTCGCCTTCAACGACCTGGTCGCAGTCGGGCTGATCAACGGGCTCGCCGAGCTCGGCGTCAGCGTGCCTGGGGACATCTCGGTGACCGGCTTCGACGACATCCGCTTCGCGCGCTTCTTCACGCCGACGCTGACCACCGCTTCTGTGCCGCACGAGGAGCTCGGCGCAGAGGCCTGGCTGCGCCTCAATTCGGTCATCAGCGACGCGAGCCGTGGCTTCGATCTGATGTTCCAGCCCCGCCTCGAGGTGCGCGACTCGACGGCGCCGGTCGCCGCCTGA
- a CDS encoding DUF222 domain-containing protein: protein MVGLAQSVEEVLRQAEAITLAVAREFDRRSDETLGEDSLARKLGARKPWGAIETVTRTSAEDARRRVLESRALAKLPVIEEAMTAGALSRAQAEVIGAPILKTLHTANPADVDVACTQLLEMSQALPASAVAAAAEVWKAVLDPDGIEPIEKTAIEKRFLRLGKAHDGLVKLTGLLPIEIAATLRTVLDAYRNPRAASSIAFHPADEPDGEAALEDSAGNNDSTNPADGSTHGGSAGELPPPRDTRTREQQDLDTLHMIISTHARSGDAPTMGGAHPTVLVTVTRDDLDNGTGPAWIDGEAEPVSITTAKRMIDTGGYQEVELSPTGEILNLGRTQRCFTPQQRRALAARDKGCIIPAAPHPPDGAKPTTSHPGKTAAKPMSSTPHSCAGGTTTSSTTAPTNSAPAKTAHPKSDGSTAPTPHPGYPPSTDPGAEFHAQNWGQVVPVDFEKPLSR from the coding sequence ATGGTCGGCCTCGCGCAGAGCGTGGAAGAGGTGCTGCGGCAGGCCGAGGCGATCACGCTCGCCGTCGCCAGGGAGTTCGACCGCCGGTCCGACGAGACCCTCGGGGAGGACTCTTTGGCGCGGAAGCTCGGGGCGAGGAAGCCCTGGGGTGCGATCGAGACCGTGACCCGCACCTCGGCAGAGGATGCCCGCAGGCGCGTGCTGGAATCGCGAGCTCTGGCGAAGCTGCCCGTCATCGAGGAAGCGATGACTGCGGGGGCGCTCTCGCGGGCGCAGGCCGAGGTGATCGGCGCGCCGATCCTGAAGACCCTGCACACCGCAAACCCCGCCGATGTCGACGTGGCCTGCACCCAGCTTCTCGAGATGTCGCAGGCGCTGCCCGCCTCCGCGGTCGCCGCCGCCGCCGAAGTATGGAAAGCGGTCCTTGACCCCGACGGCATCGAACCTATTGAAAAGACCGCGATCGAGAAGCGCTTCCTGCGCCTCGGCAAGGCCCACGACGGTCTCGTGAAACTCACCGGGCTGCTGCCCATCGAAATCGCCGCGACCCTGCGCACCGTCCTCGACGCCTACCGCAACCCTCGCGCCGCCTCCTCCATCGCCTTCCACCCCGCCGACGAACCCGACGGCGAAGCCGCGCTCGAGGACAGCGCCGGTAACAACGACAGCACCAACCCCGCGGACGGCAGCACCCACGGCGGCAGCGCCGGTGAGCTCCCACCCCCGCGAGACACCCGCACCCGCGAGCAGCAAGACCTCGACACCCTCCACATGATCATCAGCACCCACGCCCGATCCGGCGACGCACCCACCATGGGCGGAGCCCACCCCACCGTGCTCGTCACCGTCACCCGCGACGACCTCGACAACGGCACCGGCCCCGCCTGGATCGACGGCGAAGCCGAACCGGTCAGCATCACAACCGCGAAGCGCATGATCGACACCGGCGGCTACCAAGAAGTCGAACTCTCCCCCACCGGCGAGATCCTGAACCTCGGCCGCACCCAACGCTGCTTCACCCCGCAACAGCGCAGAGCCCTCGCCGCCCGAGACAAAGGCTGCATCATCCCGGCTGCACCACACCCGCCCGATGGTGCGAAACCCACCACCTCACACCCTGGAAAGACGGCGGCAAAACCAATGTCATCAACGCCGCACTCCTGTGCTGGTGGCACCACCACCTCATCGACGACGGCCCCTACCAACTCCGCACCAGCGAAGACGGCACACCCGAAATCAGATGGGTCTACGGCTCCCACGCCTCACCCTGGATACCCGCCGTCCACCGACCCAGGCGCTGAGTTCCATGCCCAGAACTGGGGACAGGTCGTCCCCGTCGATTTCGAGAAACCGCTTTCACGATAG
- a CDS encoding glycoside hydrolase family 5 protein, with translation MTELTFLRTQGSDLVDESSAVVRLAGVGLGGWMNMENFISGYPGNEEAIRAKLRRAMGDEAYEAFFDEYLDGFIADEDAAFLASVGIDSVRIPFNYRHFEDDARPFQLKESGFARLERAVEVLGRHGIRSILDLHALPGRQNQHWHSDNPTHLAEFWNHPHFQDRVVHLWEALADRFKDRPEVAGYNPINEPADPSGEVLPVFYERIEKAIRAIDPRHVLFLDGNKYSTDFSSFDGRPALPNVVYTAHDYALPGITSATEYPGVTRGEYFDRSVLEQTFLRRTEYMRQTGTPIWIGEFGPVYPGGVTQEWRLQLLQDQLDIYHDHGASWALWTYKDIGLQGLVTVSPDSDYLRLIAPDLATKEQLGTDSWGGSDVGVRDILDPIDAVFDREFPDFAPYPWGRKPHLAVLVRHILLAEPLADRFASRFAGVSVERARQLASAFRFASTEVRTPLVELLQAHLRASR, from the coding sequence ATGACTGAACTGACATTCCTCCGCACCCAGGGTTCCGACCTCGTCGACGAGTCGAGCGCCGTCGTGCGCCTCGCCGGCGTCGGCCTCGGCGGATGGATGAACATGGAGAACTTCATCTCGGGCTACCCCGGGAATGAGGAGGCGATCCGCGCGAAGCTGCGGCGGGCGATGGGCGACGAGGCCTACGAGGCGTTCTTCGACGAGTATCTCGACGGCTTCATCGCCGACGAGGACGCCGCCTTCCTCGCATCCGTCGGCATCGACAGCGTGCGCATCCCGTTCAACTACCGGCACTTCGAAGACGACGCCCGGCCCTTCCAACTCAAGGAGTCGGGCTTCGCGCGGCTCGAGCGCGCGGTCGAGGTGCTTGGCCGTCACGGCATCCGCTCGATTCTCGATCTGCATGCGCTGCCGGGGCGCCAGAACCAGCACTGGCACAGCGACAACCCGACGCACCTCGCCGAGTTCTGGAACCACCCGCACTTCCAGGATCGAGTCGTCCACCTGTGGGAGGCCCTGGCCGACCGCTTCAAAGATCGGCCCGAGGTCGCAGGCTACAACCCGATCAACGAGCCGGCCGACCCCAGCGGTGAGGTGCTGCCCGTGTTCTACGAGAGGATCGAGAAGGCGATCAGGGCGATCGACCCACGGCACGTGCTGTTCCTCGACGGCAACAAGTACTCGACCGACTTCTCGTCGTTCGACGGTCGGCCGGCGCTGCCGAACGTGGTCTACACGGCGCACGACTACGCACTGCCCGGCATCACGAGCGCGACCGAGTACCCGGGGGTGACGCGCGGCGAGTACTTCGATCGCTCGGTGCTCGAGCAGACCTTCCTGCGCCGCACCGAGTACATGCGCCAGACAGGCACCCCGATCTGGATCGGCGAGTTCGGGCCGGTGTACCCCGGCGGCGTCACGCAGGAATGGCGGCTGCAACTGCTGCAGGATCAGCTCGACATCTACCACGACCACGGCGCGAGCTGGGCACTGTGGACCTACAAGGACATCGGCCTGCAGGGCCTCGTCACAGTCTCCCCCGATTCCGACTATCTGCGACTGATCGCACCCGATCTGGCGACCAAGGAGCAGTTGGGCACGGATTCCTGGGGCGGGTCGGATGTCGGCGTACGAGACATCCTCGACCCCATCGACGCGGTCTTCGACCGCGAGTTCCCTGACTTCGCGCCGTACCCGTGGGGCCGGAAGCCGCACCTCGCGGTGCTCGTGCGGCACATCCTCCTCGCCGAGCCGCTGGCCGACCGCTTCGCGTCGCGGTTCGCGGGCGTGTCTGTCGAGCGGGCGCGACAGCTGGCGTCCGCGTTCCGCTTCGCGAGCACCGAGGTGCGCACCCCTCTCGTCGAGCTGCTGCAGGCCCACCTGCGCGCATCGCGGTAG
- a CDS encoding bifunctional aldolase/short-chain dehydrogenase, which translates to MSAQQDLIARSNRLGADPRNTNYAGGNTSAKGTEIDPVTGEPVELLWVKGSGGDLGTLTEAGLAVLRLDRLRALQHVYPGVEREDEMVAAFDYTLHGKGGAAPSIDTAMHGLVDAAHVDHLHPDSGISIATAQDGEALTARAFGGRVAWVPWRRPGFQLGLDIAAIKAENPGVIGAILGGHGITAWGDTSDEAEANSLWIIKTAEEYIAAHGSAEPFGGRRDGYAPLEASARHAKAAALVPHLRAIASHDKPQVGHFTDADAVLDFLASERLPELAALGTSCPDHFLRTKVKPLVIDLPADATVAEIVERLPALHEAYRADYTAYYERGAAAARARGEEPPAMRGADPAIILVPGVGMFSYGADKQTARVAGEFYVNAINVMRGAEALSTYSPIDEAEKFRIEYWALEEAKLARRPKPKPLATRIALVTGAASGIGKATATRLAAEGACVVIADLDPEKAQAAAAELGGPDVAVGVQVNVTDEAQVQHAVDAALLAFGGLDIVVNNAGLSLSKSLLETTVADWDLQHNVMAKGSFLVSRAAARVLIDQKLGGDIIYISSKNSVFAGPNNIAYSATKADQAHQVRLLAAELGEHGVKVNGINPDGVVRGSGIFAGGWGAKRAAVYGVPEEKLGEYYAQRTLLKREVLPEHVANAVFVLCTADLDHTTGLHIPVDAGVAAAFLR; encoded by the coding sequence ATGAGCGCGCAGCAGGACCTGATCGCCCGGTCGAATCGTCTCGGCGCCGACCCGCGCAACACCAACTACGCCGGGGGCAACACCTCGGCGAAGGGCACCGAGATCGACCCCGTGACGGGCGAGCCGGTCGAACTGCTGTGGGTGAAGGGCTCGGGCGGCGACCTCGGCACGCTCACCGAGGCGGGACTCGCGGTGCTGCGCCTCGACCGGCTTCGCGCGCTGCAACACGTCTATCCGGGTGTCGAGCGCGAGGACGAGATGGTCGCGGCGTTCGACTACACGCTGCACGGCAAGGGCGGCGCTGCCCCGTCGATCGACACCGCCATGCACGGGCTGGTGGATGCCGCGCACGTCGACCATCTGCACCCGGATTCCGGCATATCCATCGCTACAGCACAGGACGGCGAGGCGCTCACCGCGCGCGCGTTCGGCGGGCGCGTGGCGTGGGTGCCGTGGCGCCGCCCGGGCTTCCAGCTGGGTCTCGACATAGCGGCGATCAAGGCCGAGAACCCCGGCGTGATCGGCGCGATCCTCGGCGGCCACGGCATCACGGCCTGGGGCGACACCAGCGACGAGGCCGAGGCCAATTCGCTGTGGATCATCAAGACGGCAGAGGAATACATCGCGGCCCATGGGAGCGCCGAGCCGTTCGGCGGCCGACGCGACGGGTACGCGCCGCTCGAGGCATCCGCCCGCCACGCCAAGGCCGCCGCGCTCGTGCCGCACCTGCGCGCGATCGCCTCGCACGACAAGCCTCAGGTGGGCCACTTCACCGACGCGGATGCCGTGCTCGACTTCCTCGCCTCCGAGCGCCTACCCGAGCTCGCCGCCCTCGGCACGAGCTGCCCCGACCACTTCCTCCGCACGAAGGTGAAGCCCCTCGTCATCGACCTGCCGGCCGACGCGACCGTCGCCGAGATCGTGGAGCGCCTACCCGCACTGCACGAGGCGTACCGCGCCGACTACACGGCGTACTACGAGCGCGGCGCCGCCGCCGCCCGAGCGCGCGGCGAGGAGCCGCCCGCGATGCGCGGGGCGGACCCCGCAATCATCCTCGTGCCCGGCGTCGGCATGTTCTCGTACGGCGCCGACAAGCAGACCGCGCGCGTCGCCGGCGAGTTCTACGTCAACGCGATCAACGTCATGCGCGGCGCCGAGGCGCTCTCGACCTACTCCCCCATCGATGAGGCCGAGAAATTCCGCATCGAGTACTGGGCGCTTGAGGAGGCGAAGCTCGCCCGCCGCCCGAAGCCGAAGCCGCTCGCGACGCGCATCGCGCTCGTCACGGGCGCCGCGTCCGGCATCGGCAAGGCCACAGCCACCCGACTCGCCGCCGAGGGCGCGTGCGTCGTCATCGCCGACCTCGATCCGGAGAAGGCGCAGGCTGCCGCCGCTGAGCTCGGCGGCCCCGACGTCGCCGTCGGCGTGCAGGTGAACGTCACCGACGAGGCGCAGGTGCAGCACGCGGTGGATGCCGCGCTACTCGCCTTCGGCGGCCTCGACATTGTCGTGAACAACGCGGGCCTGTCGCTGTCGAAGTCGCTGCTCGAGACGACCGTCGCCGACTGGGACCTGCAGCACAACGTGATGGCCAAGGGCTCCTTCCTCGTCTCGCGCGCCGCGGCCCGCGTGCTCATCGACCAGAAGCTCGGCGGCGACATCATCTACATCTCGTCGAAGAACTCGGTGTTCGCAGGGCCCAACAACATCGCCTACTCGGCGACCAAGGCCGACCAGGCGCACCAGGTGCGGCTGCTCGCGGCCGAGCTCGGCGAGCACGGGGTGAAGGTCAACGGCATCAACCCCGACGGGGTCGTGCGCGGCTCCGGCATCTTCGCCGGCGGCTGGGGCGCGAAACGCGCCGCGGTCTACGGCGTGCCGGAGGAGAAGCTCGGCGAGTACTACGCCCAGCGCACCCTGCTCAAGCGCGAGGTGCTGCCCGAGCACGTGGCGAATGCGGTCTTCGTGCTGTGCACAGCCGACCTCGACCACACGACCGGGTTGCACATCCCTGTCGATGCGGGTGTGGCCGCCGCATTCCTGCGATGA
- a CDS encoding M24 family metallopeptidase — translation MTSELAVKVDRVRGVLSERGLTSVTLTSRESLAWLLGGARVTVPTNGDPVLSAHVTHEELKLFVFANEVERMQREELAALGELDVVPIPWHEPLPPLPAGAEPEASLAAELRAARAQLLPVEIERYRALGSDLARAVTAVARELRAADSERHAAAALAHAVIEAGAEPVVLLAAGAGRLGLRHPLPTTAPLGDRAMLVVGARRHGLIANLTRFVGDASDADERLLEVEADAFAATRPDRSLAEVLADIASAYPAHGFQPSEWLNHHQGGPTGYAGRDPRATPTATDLVTDGQAFAWNPSAPRTKVEDTVIIADGKVEVLTADPVWPTTDVNGVLRPLPLPFV, via the coding sequence ATGACGAGCGAGCTCGCGGTCAAGGTCGACCGCGTTCGAGGAGTGCTCTCCGAGCGCGGCCTCACCTCAGTGACCCTGACCAGCAGAGAAAGCCTGGCGTGGCTGCTGGGCGGTGCGCGCGTGACGGTGCCGACCAACGGCGATCCCGTGCTGAGCGCGCACGTGACGCACGAAGAGCTCAAGTTGTTCGTGTTCGCGAACGAGGTCGAACGGATGCAGCGCGAAGAGCTCGCGGCGCTCGGCGAGCTCGACGTGGTTCCGATCCCGTGGCACGAGCCGCTGCCACCGCTGCCCGCGGGCGCCGAGCCCGAGGCATCCCTCGCTGCCGAGCTGCGCGCGGCACGCGCGCAGCTGCTCCCGGTCGAAATCGAGCGTTACCGCGCCCTCGGCAGCGATCTCGCCCGCGCCGTGACGGCCGTCGCCCGTGAGCTGCGCGCCGCTGACAGCGAGCGGCACGCGGCAGCCGCGCTCGCGCACGCCGTGATCGAAGCGGGCGCCGAGCCCGTTGTGCTGCTGGCTGCGGGGGCTGGGCGGCTCGGGCTCAGGCATCCGCTGCCGACAACCGCGCCACTCGGTGATCGCGCCATGCTCGTCGTCGGGGCCCGCCGCCACGGGCTGATCGCGAACCTCACCCGGTTCGTGGGCGACGCGAGTGATGCAGATGAGCGGCTGCTCGAGGTCGAAGCGGATGCCTTCGCCGCGACCCGACCCGACCGATCGCTGGCCGAGGTGCTCGCCGACATCGCGAGCGCCTACCCCGCGCACGGCTTCCAGCCGTCCGAATGGCTGAACCACCACCAGGGCGGCCCGACCGGCTACGCCGGCCGCGACCCCCGCGCGACCCCGACGGCCACCGATCTCGTCACCGACGGGCAGGCGTTCGCCTGGAATCCCAGCGCACCGCGGACCAAGGTCGAAGACACCGTCATCATCGCCGACGGCAAGGTCGAGGTGCTCACCGCCGACCCCGTCTGGCCGACCACCGACGTCAACGGCGTTCTGCGCCCTCTCCCCCTGCCCTTCGTCTGA
- a CDS encoding ABC transporter substrate-binding protein: MTRKSRTIAGAAAATIVAVSLALTGCSGNGASTKSHSTSDAGSSSSSQAKYDPKQKVTLNVTWWGADSRTAIMTKVFSAFEAKYPNITVTAQPVGSPDDEFNRLATDFAAGTAPDVFALGGSKPQDYGSQGALLDLSTVSKYLPYEKDYPKFSLANGTVNGVQYALPTGGNAVGMLINKDIWADAGVDVPTGTITWAQLDKDAAKISAAEKSKGIVGLDLRVQDILGTYAAQENNVGLYGSDGKVAVKSSVIKKWYDQEKAMVKDGALPDPSVIAQNWNVTPDRTLFGTGKAAITFGYSNQISAYTQGLKGANVALIAPPTDTKNSGVSVLPSQFWAIAGQSKHPAQAALLVNYMLNDPDAAKLILADRGLQFNDKVLKVVQPLLDPNNAQGATYLENVLKVGVVAPIQPAGAENETQLAQRTESDILFNKTSSSDGADSFVSELSQDLASAQ; encoded by the coding sequence ATGACGCGTAAATCCCGCACCATCGCAGGTGCCGCAGCGGCGACCATCGTCGCAGTTTCCCTCGCGCTCACCGGGTGCTCCGGCAACGGCGCGAGCACCAAGAGCCACAGCACGAGCGATGCTGGCAGCTCCAGCAGCTCTCAGGCCAAGTACGACCCGAAGCAGAAGGTCACCCTGAACGTGACGTGGTGGGGGGCCGACTCCCGCACCGCCATCATGACCAAGGTGTTCAGCGCGTTCGAGGCCAAGTACCCGAACATCACCGTCACGGCGCAGCCGGTCGGCTCGCCCGATGACGAGTTCAACCGCCTGGCCACCGACTTCGCCGCCGGCACTGCCCCCGACGTGTTCGCCCTCGGCGGTTCGAAGCCGCAGGACTACGGCTCGCAGGGCGCCCTGCTCGACCTGAGCACGGTCTCGAAGTACCTGCCCTATGAGAAGGACTATCCCAAGTTCTCGCTCGCGAACGGCACGGTGAACGGCGTGCAGTACGCGCTTCCGACTGGCGGCAACGCGGTCGGCATGCTGATCAACAAGGACATCTGGGCGGATGCCGGGGTGGACGTTCCGACCGGCACGATCACCTGGGCCCAGCTCGACAAGGACGCGGCCAAGATCTCGGCGGCCGAGAAGAGCAAGGGCATCGTCGGCCTCGACCTGCGCGTTCAGGACATCCTCGGCACCTATGCCGCGCAGGAGAACAACGTCGGCCTCTACGGCTCCGACGGCAAGGTCGCGGTCAAGTCCAGCGTCATCAAGAAGTGGTACGACCAGGAGAAGGCGATGGTGAAGGACGGCGCTCTGCCCGACCCGTCGGTCATCGCGCAGAACTGGAACGTCACCCCGGACCGCACTCTGTTCGGTACGGGCAAGGCGGCCATCACGTTCGGCTACTCGAACCAGATCAGCGCCTACACGCAGGGCCTCAAGGGTGCGAACGTCGCGCTCATCGCCCCGCCGACCGACACCAAGAACTCCGGTGTCTCGGTGCTGCCGTCGCAGTTCTGGGCGATCGCCGGTCAGTCGAAGCATCCGGCGCAGGCCGCTCTGCTCGTCAACTACATGCTGAATGACCCGGATGCCGCGAAGCTGATCCTGGCCGACCGCGGTCTGCAGTTCAACGACAAGGTGCTGAAGGTCGTGCAGCCGCTGCTCGACCCGAACAACGCGCAGGGCGCGACCTACCTGGAGAACGTGCTGAAGGTCGGCGTCGTCGCGCCGATCCAGCCCGCCGGCGCCGAGAACGAGACGCAGCTCGCTCAGCGCACCGAGTCCGACATCCTGTTCAACAAGACGTCGAGCAGCGATGGCGCGGACAGCTTCGTCTCCGAGCTGTCGCAAGACCTGGCCTCCGCCCAGTAG
- a CDS encoding alpha-hydroxy acid oxidase, protein MVERQVPKPAEIFELMKFKKPELDGRKRRLDAALTIYDLRAIAKRRTPAAAFDYTDGAAEGELSLARARQAFEDVEFHPSILHDVSHADASTTVFGGPSALPFGIAPTGFTRLMQTEGETAGASAAGAAGIPFTLSTLGTTSIEGVRAANPAGRNWFQLYVMRDRAISYGLVERAAAAGFDTLFFTVDTPIAGARLRDKRNGFSIPPQLTPRIVINAIPRPWWWWDFLTTPKLEFASLSSTGGTVGELLDSAMDPTISFDDLKVIREMWPGKLAIKGVQNVEDAKKLAGLGVDGIVLSNHGGRQLDRAPIPFHLLPSVVREVGRDVEIVVDTGIMNGADIIASIALGARFTLVGRAYLYGLMAGGRAGVDRAIAILSDQLIRTMKLLQVSSLEELTPAHVTQLRRLEPREL, encoded by the coding sequence ATGGTTGAGCGCCAGGTTCCGAAGCCCGCCGAGATCTTCGAGCTGATGAAGTTCAAGAAACCGGAGCTCGACGGGCGCAAGCGGCGGCTGGATGCCGCGCTGACGATCTACGATCTGCGGGCGATCGCGAAGCGGCGCACGCCGGCCGCCGCGTTCGACTACACCGACGGCGCCGCAGAGGGGGAGCTGTCGCTCGCGCGGGCGCGGCAGGCGTTCGAGGACGTCGAGTTCCACCCGTCGATCCTGCACGACGTGTCCCACGCCGATGCCTCGACGACGGTGTTCGGCGGCCCGTCCGCCCTGCCGTTCGGCATCGCGCCGACCGGGTTCACGCGGCTGATGCAGACCGAAGGCGAAACGGCCGGGGCATCAGCGGCGGGGGCCGCCGGGATACCGTTCACCCTGTCGACCTTGGGAACCACCTCGATCGAAGGGGTGCGCGCCGCGAATCCCGCCGGCCGCAACTGGTTCCAGCTCTATGTGATGCGGGACCGCGCGATCTCCTACGGCCTCGTCGAGCGCGCCGCCGCCGCCGGGTTCGACACCCTGTTCTTCACCGTCGACACACCGATCGCGGGCGCACGCCTGCGCGACAAGCGCAACGGCTTCTCGATCCCGCCCCAGCTGACGCCGCGCATCGTCATCAACGCCATTCCACGGCCATGGTGGTGGTGGGACTTCCTGACGACCCCCAAGCTCGAGTTCGCGTCACTGTCATCGACCGGCGGCACCGTCGGCGAGCTGCTGGATTCCGCGATGGACCCGACGATCTCATTCGACGACCTCAAGGTCATCCGCGAGATGTGGCCCGGCAAGCTCGCGATCAAGGGCGTGCAGAACGTCGAGGACGCGAAGAAGCTCGCCGGGCTCGGCGTCGACGGCATCGTGCTGTCCAACCACGGCGGCCGACAGCTCGACCGGGCGCCCATCCCCTTCCACCTGCTGCCCTCCGTGGTCCGCGAAGTCGGCCGCGATGTCGAGATCGTCGTCGACACCGGCATCATGAACGGCGCCGACATCATCGCCTCGATCGCCCTCGGCGCGCGCTTCACCCTCGTCGGACGGGCCTACCTCTACGGCCTCATGGCCGGCGGACGCGCCGGAGTCGACCGGGCGATCGCGATCCTGTCCGACCAGCTGATCCGCACCATGAAACTCCTGCAGGTGTCATCACTGGAGGAACTGACGCCCGCGCACGTCACCCAGCTTCGGCGGCTCGAGCCGCGGGAGCTCTAG
- a CDS encoding rhamnulokinase has translation MTPAARLAAIDLGATSGRVILGSVGPNELELRQLARFPNDPVPLRDGLHWNLLGLYRNALDGLALAVREEPGLASVGIDSWAVDYALLHDGRMLGAPFHYRDPRRGAVGPPLVHEHVDAAELYRRNGLQHLPFNTMFQLACDRADGVLDGADTMLLIPDLLVFELTGAISAERTNASTTGLLDAATREWDEGLADTLGIPRRVLPPLVDPGTRIGMVSGAALEVVGAPVPVTAVGSHDTASAVVALPTTSDDIAYISCGTWGLVGVELAHPVLTDAARRASFTNEGGVDGRVRFLHNVMGLWLLSECVRVWGEALPTLLEQAAAVQASVPVFDVDDPRFLAPGDMPARIADWLREHELPVPASRPALVRCIVESLAQAFASTVSVAASLSGAAVSAIHLVGGGAQNALLCQATADRSGLPVIAGPVEATAIGNLLVQARAVGAASGSLESLRALVAATQRPQTYTPTTTRKPVTHG, from the coding sequence ATGACCCCCGCCGCCCGCCTTGCCGCGATCGACCTCGGGGCGACGAGCGGTCGAGTGATCCTGGGCAGCGTCGGGCCGAACGAGCTCGAGCTGCGGCAGCTCGCGCGTTTCCCGAACGACCCGGTGCCGCTGCGCGACGGGCTGCACTGGAATCTGCTCGGGCTCTACCGCAACGCGCTCGACGGGCTGGCGCTCGCCGTGCGGGAGGAGCCCGGGCTGGCATCCGTCGGCATCGACTCGTGGGCCGTCGACTACGCGCTGCTGCATGACGGGCGGATGTTGGGCGCGCCGTTCCATTACCGCGACCCGCGCCGCGGCGCGGTCGGGCCGCCCCTGGTGCACGAGCACGTCGACGCGGCCGAGCTCTACCGCCGCAACGGCCTGCAGCACCTGCCGTTCAACACGATGTTCCAGCTCGCCTGCGACCGGGCCGACGGCGTGCTCGACGGAGCGGACACGATGCTCCTCATCCCCGACCTGCTCGTCTTCGAGCTGACCGGCGCGATCTCCGCCGAGCGCACCAACGCCTCGACGACCGGGCTGCTCGACGCCGCGACCCGCGAATGGGACGAGGGTCTGGCTGACACGCTCGGGATTCCGCGGCGCGTGCTGCCGCCGCTCGTCGACCCGGGCACCCGGATCGGCATGGTCAGCGGCGCGGCGCTCGAGGTCGTCGGCGCCCCCGTGCCGGTCACGGCCGTCGGGTCACATGACACCGCGAGCGCCGTGGTCGCACTGCCGACGACGAGCGACGACATCGCCTACATCTCGTGCGGCACCTGGGGGCTCGTCGGGGTCGAGCTCGCGCACCCGGTGCTGACGGATGCCGCGCGCCGAGCCTCCTTCACCAATGAGGGCGGCGTCGACGGGCGCGTCCGCTTTCTGCACAACGTCATGGGGCTGTGGCTGCTGTCGGAGTGCGTTCGGGTGTGGGGTGAGGCGCTGCCGACCTTGCTGGAGCAGGCGGCGGCTGTGCAGGCATCCGTGCCCGTCTTCGATGTCGATGACCCGCGGTTTCTCGCGCCCGGCGACATGCCCGCACGCATCGCCGACTGGCTGCGCGAGCACGAGCTGCCGGTGCCGGCCTCGCGCCCGGCGCTGGTGCGGTGCATCGTCGAGAGCCTCGCCCAGGCGTTCGCGTCGACGGTCTCCGTGGCGGCGTCACTGTCGGGCGCCGCGGTCTCCGCCATCCATCTCGTCGGCGGCGGCGCGCAGAACGCGCTGCTCTGCCAGGCGACCGCCGACCGCTCGGGGCTGCCCGTCATCGCGGGCCCGGTCGAGGCCACCGCGATCGGGAACCTGCTCGTGCAGGCACGCGCCGTCGGCGCGGCCTCAGGCTCGCTGGAGTCGTTGCGCGCACTGGTGGCGGCGACGCAGCGGCCGCAGACGTACACTCCGACCACAACGAGAAAGCCGGTCACTCATGGTTGA